One Carassius auratus strain Wakin chromosome 44, ASM336829v1, whole genome shotgun sequence genomic window carries:
- the LOC113062005 gene encoding transmembrane protein 196-like: protein MCSSRKIIWSLLVLSVLEIGLGVSSIVLGAVGIIRAKAEHKTQQGDASPLWSGVCFLICGLCGMLCARKRTGLIMILFSSCCICGLIGGILNFQFVRALVKRTDAMHSLHLAVMSLACLGISSCTLSTWLTCRLASSEQQRMFLEREHSLHHSHEMAEKEVLDNTSNCISQISYNGRSASP, encoded by the exons ATGTGCTCCAGCCGGAAGATCATCTGGAGTTTGTTGGTTCTGTCGGTGCTGGAGATAGGGCTCGGGGTGTCCAGCATCGTTCTGGGCGCGGTGGGCATCATCCGGGCGAAAGCGGAGCACAAGACCCAGCAGGGCGACGCTTCTCCTCTATGGAGCGGAGTGTGT TTTCTTATCTGTGGACTGTGTGGCATGCTGTGTGCACGGAAAAGAACGGGACTGATT atGATATTATTTTCCTCCTGCTGCATTTGTGGATTAATTGGTGGAATCCTGAACTTCCAGTTTGTCCGAGCGCTGGTCAAGCGTACAGACGCCATGCACTCTCTTCATTTGGCCGTCATGTCTCTAGCATGTCTGGGCATCAGCAGCTGCACGCTGTCCACATGGCTGACCTGCAGACTGGCCAGCAGCGAACAGCAGCGCATGTTTCTGGAGAGAGAACATTCACTACATCACTCGCACGAAATGGCAGAGAAG GAGGTTTTGGATAACACCAGCAATTGCATCTCTCAAATCTCCTACAATGGACGTAGCGCTTCGCCGTGA